Proteins co-encoded in one Maylandia zebra isolate NMK-2024a linkage group LG16, Mzebra_GT3a, whole genome shotgun sequence genomic window:
- the prkag3b gene encoding 5'-AMP-activated protein kinase subunit gamma-3b produces MPRVLWVSVILRVQTSYCCCLQAMEPLAEVQTDTFIYMNFMKSHSCYDAIPTSSKLVIFDTTLQVKKAFFALVANGVRAAPLWDSKLQCFVGMLTITDFINILHRYYKSPLVQIYELEDHKIETWREIYLQYSFNRLISITPESSLFDAIYSLLKNKIHRLPVIDPASGNVLHILTHKRILKFLHIFGSMIPRPRFLQRQIREVPIGTFKHIATIQESASVYDALSLFVERRVSALPVVNERGKVVALYSRFDVINLAAQKNYNNLNMTMREVIASRFCCVEGVLKCYPHETLETIIDRIAQAEVHRLVLVDSDDVVRGIVSLSDLLQALVLSPAGIDALYS; encoded by the exons ATGCCCAGGGTTTTGTGGGTCAGTGTGATTCTACGTGTGCAGACCTCTTATTGCTGTTGTCTGCAGGCTATGGAACCTCTGGCAGAG GTCCAGACTGACACATTCATTTACATGAACTTCATGAAGAGTCACTCCTGCTACGATGCCATCCCAACCAGCTCCAAACTGGTCATCTTTGACACAACACTGCAG GTGAAGAAGGCTTTCTTTGCTCTGGTGGCTAATGGTGTGAGGGCAGCGCCGCTGTGGGACAGCAAGCTTCAGTGTTTTGTAG GTATGCTGACCATCACTGACTTCATTAACATACTACATCGATACTATAAGTCTCCTCTG GTTCAGATATATGAGCTTGAGGATCACAAGATAGAGACATGGAGAG aaatCTATCTCCAGTACTCATTTAACAGACTAATCAGCATTACACCAGAGTCCAG tttgtttgatgCCATATACTCCCTGTTAAAGAATAAGATCCACCGCCTGCCAGTTATTGACCCAGCATCAGGAAACGTCCTCCACATCCTCACTCACAAACGCATACTCAAGTTTCTCCACATTTTT GGATCTATGATTCCCAGACCCAGGTTTCTTCAAAGGCAAATCCGTGAAGTGCCGATTGGTACCTTTAAACATATTGCAACAATCCAGGAATCGGCTTCCGTCTATGATGCTCTGAGCCTTTTTGTGGAGAGAAGAGTGTCAGCTCTGCCTGTGGTCAATGAACGAG GTAAAGTGGTGGCGCTGTACTCCAGATTTGATGTTATT AACCTTGCAGCCCAGAAAAACTATAACAACTTAAATATGACAATGCGGGAAGTCATTGCATCCAGATTCTGCTGTGTTGAGGGGGTCCTTAAGTGCTACCCTCATGAAACACTGGAGACCATCATCGATCGCATTGCACAGGCTGAG GTACATCGGTTGGTGTTGGTTGACAGTGATGATGTGGTCAGAGGGATTGTGTCTTTATCTGACCTTCTCCAAGCCCTTGTTCTCTCTCCTGCAGGCATTGATGCACTGTACTCCTAA
- the ttll4 gene encoding tubulin monoglutamylase TTLL4 isoform X7, producing MTVIIEEPMSLEPGDSQEEQPALVPSLFPRIPPTLYFSTANEKVELLPAEQRRLLKWKMSTVTPNIVKQTIGRSHFRVTKKSHDWLGCWGHHMKSPGFKALGEHQKLNHFPGTFQIGRKDRLWRNLSKMQVRFGKQEFSFFPQTFVLPQDIKLLRKAWEEGGAKQKWIIKPPASARGIGIQVIHKWSQMPRKRPLLVQKYLDKPYLISGNKFDLRLYVYVTSYNPLRVYMFSDGLVRFASCKYSSSMKTLSNKFMHLTNYSVNKKNSEYQTNSDYKACQGHKWALKALWQYLGSKGVNTTLIWEKIKDIVIKTIIASEPYVNSLMKLHVRTPYSCHELFGFDILLDENLKPWILEVNISPSLHSNTGLDVSIKGQMIKDLLNLAGFRIPSREDVVTPCSSASSSTSSLCAGNGERPKVDLSADEKVKRAFYLKQGEANRDLMHTVLDVLTPEEIRVLAESEDELNRRGEFERVFPSPSSSRYLRFFECPRYLNILLDEWEQKYWNNRAKCISLLRPLCQQGVHLGTSDPAHMWCKYSYSSRFEHNRQDVVSPSRARVVVSHQLWSQRNSSIDEDHQQCLDHQQCLGPASPTACCPSSRPNSDDLIS from the exons CATCGAGGAGCCAATGTCGTTGGAACCAGGAGACAGTCAAGAGGAGCAACCAGCACTAGTTCCCAGTCTGTTTCCCCGTATCCCTCCGACCCTCTACTTCAGCACCGCCAATGAGAAAG TGGAACTGCTTCCTGCAGAGCAAAGGCGACTGTTAAAATGGAAGATGAGCACCGTAACTCCTAATATTGTCAAGCAAACCATCGGCAGATCACACTTCAGAGTCACAAAGA AAAGCCATGACTGGCTGGGCTGCTGGGGACACCACATGAAGTCACCTGGCTTCAAAGCTCTTGGAGAACACCAGAAG CTGAACCATTTTCCAGGAACATTTCAGATTGGGAGAAAGGACCGGCTGTGGAGGAACCTATCCAAGATGCAAGTCCGCTTCGGCAAACAAGAGTTCAGTTTTTTCCCCCAGACCTTTGTTCTTCCTCAAGACATCAAGCTGCTCCGCAAAGCCTGGGAGGAAGGGGGCGCCAAACAAAAATGGATCATCAAACCT cCCGCATCAGCCAGAGGAATAGGCATTCAGGTTATTCACAAGTGGAGTCAGATGCCTCGTAAAAGACCTCTACTTGTTCAGAA GTATCTAGATAAGCCCTACCTCATCAGTGGGAACAAGTTTGACTTGCGGCTCTACGTCTATGTGACATCTTACAACCCACTCAGAGTCTACATGTTCTCAGACGGACTGGTTCGATTTGCTAGCTGCAA GTATTCGTCTTCCATGAAGACTCTGAGTAATAAGTTCATGCACCTGACCAACTACAGTGTCAACAAGAAGAACTCTGAGTACCAGACCAACAGTGATTACAAGGCCTGCCAGGGGCACAAATG GGCTCTGAAGGCCTTGTGGCAGTACCTCGGGTCAAAGGGAGTCAATACCACCCTGATATGGGAGAAGATTAAAGACATCGTGATCAAAACTATCATAGC GTCAGAGCCGTATGTTAACAGCCTGATGAAGCTGCACGTTCGGACACCTTACAGCTGCCACGAGCTGTTTGGCTTCGACATCCTGCTGGACGAGAATCTCAAACCCTGGATTCTAGAAGTGAACATATCGCCTAG CCTTCACTCCAACACGGGGCTCGATGTTTCCATAAAGGGTCAGATGATCAAAGATCTCCTGAACTTGGCTGGCTTTCGTATTCCTTCAAGAGAAGATGTGGTTACCCCCTGCAGCAGTGCATCCAGCTCCACCAGCAG tTTGTGCGCAGGGAATGGAGAGAGGCCCAAAGTGGATCTGTCTGCTGATGAGAAGGTCAAAAGAGCCTTTTATCTGAAACAGGGTGAAGCTAACcgg gacTTGATGCACACGGTGTTGGATGTTTTGACTCCAGAGGAAATCCGGGTTCTGGCAGAGAGTGAAGATGAGCTGAACCGTCGAGGAGAGTTCGAGCGCGTTTtcccatcaccatcatcatctcGCTACCTTCGCTTCTTTGAGTGTCCAAGATACCTCAACATCTTACTGGATGAGTGGGAGCAGAAGTACTGGAACAACAGGGCGAAAT GTATCAGCCTACTGAGACCTCTCTGCCAGCAAGGAGTCCATCTGGGAACCAGTGACCCTGCTCACATG TGGTGTAAGTACAGCTACAGCTCCAGGTTTGAACACAACAGACAGGACGTGGTTAGCCCTTCCAGAGCCAG GGTGGTGGTCAGCCATCAGCTCTGGTCTCAACGCAACAGCAGTATTGACGAGGATCACCAGCAGTGCCTGGATCACCAGCAGTGCCTCGGCCCGGCCTCACCCACAGCCTGCTGTCCCAGCAGTCGGCCTaactctgatgatctgatttcCTAA